In Actinoplanes sp. NBC_00393, a single genomic region encodes these proteins:
- a CDS encoding Acg family FMN-binding oxidoreductase produces the protein MTWKATNMIPDPSSMLTNAAVFAARAPSLHNTQPWHWHVHHNTLELSLDTRRVLPATDPDARLAILSCGAALHHAVIRLAADGQAVTVQRQPDTADPTLLARVRVTGTMLADQDAVALAEQVPHRRTDRRTATAAPVDLDLVRRIREAVKSHGCGLIPLSPRQLVTLAEAVEAAHHVEALDPQWQVEVAGWVGGNRPDGTGIPTTALPEDPYLLTAPARALRRAGAALIADSQQRAAVFTVLHGPDDLPQTWLRAGEALSAGWLTATSTQIAVLPLSIVAEVATTRDRIRAALNFTSHPFLVLRLAAAGSSIAPSATPRLPAAAVITRS, from the coding sequence GTGACGTGGAAGGCAACGAACATGATCCCGGACCCGTCCAGCATGCTGACCAACGCCGCCGTCTTCGCCGCGCGGGCACCGTCGCTGCACAACACCCAACCTTGGCACTGGCACGTCCATCACAACACCCTCGAACTGTCGCTGGACACCCGACGGGTGCTGCCGGCCACGGACCCGGACGCCCGGCTCGCCATCCTCAGTTGCGGCGCAGCCCTGCACCATGCCGTGATCCGGCTCGCCGCCGACGGACAGGCCGTGACCGTGCAGCGCCAACCCGACACCGCCGATCCGACCCTGCTGGCCCGGGTGCGGGTAACTGGCACCATGCTTGCCGACCAGGATGCGGTGGCGCTGGCAGAACAGGTGCCACACCGCAGAACCGATCGCCGTACTGCTACGGCCGCCCCGGTCGATCTCGACTTGGTCCGGCGGATCCGGGAAGCGGTCAAAAGCCACGGATGCGGCCTCATCCCGTTGTCACCGCGGCAACTGGTCACGCTCGCGGAGGCGGTCGAGGCCGCCCACCACGTCGAAGCCCTCGACCCGCAATGGCAGGTGGAAGTAGCAGGCTGGGTCGGTGGGAACCGTCCCGACGGGACCGGCATCCCCACCACTGCACTGCCAGAGGATCCCTACCTGCTGACCGCGCCGGCCCGGGCCTTGCGCCGGGCCGGGGCCGCTCTCATCGCGGACTCGCAGCAGCGGGCGGCGGTGTTCACCGTCCTGCACGGACCCGACGATCTCCCGCAGACCTGGCTGCGAGCCGGGGAAGCGCTGTCCGCGGGCTGGCTGACCGCGACCAGCACCCAGATCGCGGTCCTGCCGCTGAGCATCGTCGCCGAGGTGGCCACCACCCGCGACCGCATCCGCGCCGCCTTGAACTTCACCAGCCACCCGTTCCTGGTGCTGCGGCTGGCCGCAGCGGGCAGCAGCATCGCGCCCTCGGCCACCCCACGGCTGCCGGCAGCGGCAGTCATCACCCGATCCTGA
- a CDS encoding PAS domain-containing protein, with the protein MRAVRVQPTGIERTFREDELIVTKTDPRGVITYCNDVFLRVAALAEARAVGQPHNIIRHPDMPRAVFKLMWDTLKQRQEIFAYVLNLAADGAHYWVFAHITPSYDADRNVVGYHSNRRLPSREAVGEIHILYQKILEQERRHSTGDAAVAAGSRALQEALSDVGLQYDEFVWVLTNRHTH; encoded by the coding sequence GAGGATGAACTCATCGTCACTAAGACGGACCCGAGAGGTGTCATCACCTACTGCAACGACGTCTTCCTGCGCGTCGCGGCGCTGGCTGAGGCAAGAGCCGTCGGGCAGCCGCACAACATCATCCGGCATCCGGACATGCCGCGGGCGGTGTTCAAGTTGATGTGGGACACGCTCAAGCAGCGGCAGGAGATCTTCGCCTACGTCCTGAACCTGGCCGCGGACGGCGCCCACTACTGGGTCTTCGCACACATCACTCCGTCGTACGACGCGGACCGCAACGTTGTCGGCTATCACTCCAACCGGCGGCTGCCGTCGCGGGAGGCGGTCGGCGAGATCCACATCCTCTACCAGAAGATCCTGGAGCAGGAACGACGCCATTCTACGGGCGATGCGGCTGTCGCTGCCGGCTCACGGGCGCTGCAGGAGGCGCTCTCGGACGTAGGGCTGCAGTACGACGAGTTCGTCTGGGTGCTGACCAACCGGCACACGCACTGA